Proteins encoded within one genomic window of Gloeobacter kilaueensis JS1:
- a CDS encoding DUF928 domain-containing protein, producing MKKHCLLIVLLFGGAFFSPVLAQPSTRPEPKPPASPPAPRPVQTTASVDVLTFLRSPDRSLPITRTHTELRSDSCFAAGSPPLTALVPRSTPARTATGHPTFIWYLPATADGGRPVHFQLDAINSNSTRLVYETRYAAGELAPGLVHLTLPRQISALTPGQLYRWSVSVLCEPDDPSASASISAWVLRELPSPAWLARQQKSDALERLRLNAVAGYWYETLAALLPRQSDQVQHYWQQLLSEEGLSAVALRSPTQQP from the coding sequence ATGAAAAAGCACTGCCTGCTCATTGTCCTGCTTTTTGGGGGAGCTTTCTTCTCCCCTGTCCTTGCCCAGCCCTCTACCAGGCCAGAGCCGAAGCCGCCGGCATCGCCCCCAGCCCCCAGGCCCGTGCAGACGACTGCCAGTGTCGATGTGCTCACTTTTTTGCGCTCCCCCGATCGCAGCTTGCCGATAACGCGAACCCACACCGAACTGCGCTCCGACAGTTGCTTCGCAGCCGGTTCACCGCCTCTCACTGCCCTCGTTCCCCGCAGCACACCCGCCCGGACAGCTACTGGCCACCCAACTTTTATCTGGTACCTGCCGGCGACAGCCGACGGGGGCCGCCCGGTTCATTTCCAGCTCGATGCCATAAATAGCAACAGTACCCGGCTTGTCTACGAAACTCGCTACGCTGCCGGAGAACTCGCCCCTGGGCTGGTGCATCTGACTCTGCCTCGCCAGATTTCGGCATTGACACCAGGTCAGCTCTATCGCTGGTCCGTCTCGGTTCTCTGCGAACCGGACGATCCTTCGGCAAGTGCGTCAATAAGCGCCTGGGTCCTGCGGGAACTGCCGTCGCCCGCCTGGCTGGCCCGGCAACAAAAGTCCGACGCACTGGAGCGCCTTCGCCTGAACGCCGTTGCCGGTTACTGGTACGAGACCCTGGCCGCCCTCCTCCCCCGACAATCGGACCAGGTACAGCACTACTGGCAGCAACTGCTGTCCGAAGAAGGGCTGAGCGCTGTAGCCCTTCGCTCGCCCACCCAACAACCCTGA
- the katG gene encoding catalase/peroxidase HPI — protein MEVEAKCPMGHGKVEGHAVLFEMTNRLWWPKQLNLSVLHQNPPAGDPMGEDFDYAAEFKSLDLAAVKQDIYALMTESQDWWPADYGHYGPLFIRMAWHAAGTYRIGDGRGGAGAGTQRFAPLNSWPDNANLDKARLLLWPIKEKYGRKLSWGDLLILAGNCALESMGFKTAGFSGGRVDIWEPESDIFWGPEREWLGDERYSGERDLAHPLAAVQMGLIYVNPEGPNGRPDPLAAAHDIRETFARMAMNDEETVALIAGGHTFGKCHGAADPSQYIGAEPEGAGIEQQGLGWDNSFGSGRGVHTITSGLEGAWTKNPTQWDNGYLENLFGYEWELTQSPAGAHQWTPKNPEAANTVPDAHEPSRRHAPMMLTTDLALRVDPAYEKISRRFYENPDELAHAFAEAWYKLTHRDMGPHTRLLGTEVPAEPRIWQDPLPAVDHPLIDEADIAQLKAKILASGLSIGRLVTTAWASASTFRGTDKRGGANGARIRLAPQKDWAVNEPTELAAALAKLEAIQQEFNAAQSGGKQVSLADLIVLGGGAAIEAAAKKAGYDVTVPFTPGRTDASQEQTDAASFAPLEPKIDGFRNYAGEKSAYSTEEVLVDRSHLLTLSAPEMTVLVGGLRVLGANYGGSELGVFTDRPETLTNDFFVNLLKTSMSMKWQASPNADYFMASDRATGEKKWIGTRVDLIFGSNSQLRALSEAYATADAGRAFVDAFVAAWTKVMNLDRFDLAQ, from the coding sequence ATGGAAGTTGAAGCGAAGTGCCCAATGGGACACGGCAAGGTCGAGGGCCACGCCGTTCTGTTTGAGATGACCAACCGGCTGTGGTGGCCGAAGCAGTTGAATCTCTCGGTCCTGCACCAGAACCCGCCCGCCGGCGATCCGATGGGCGAAGATTTTGATTATGCGGCGGAGTTCAAGAGCCTCGATCTTGCGGCAGTCAAGCAGGACATCTATGCACTGATGACCGAGTCGCAGGACTGGTGGCCGGCGGATTATGGCCATTACGGCCCGCTTTTTATCCGCATGGCCTGGCACGCCGCCGGTACCTACCGCATCGGCGACGGTCGGGGCGGCGCGGGTGCCGGTACGCAGCGCTTCGCACCGCTCAACAGCTGGCCCGACAACGCCAACCTCGACAAGGCGCGCCTGCTGCTCTGGCCCATCAAAGAAAAGTACGGTCGCAAGCTCTCCTGGGGCGACCTGCTGATCCTGGCGGGCAACTGCGCACTGGAGTCGATGGGCTTTAAGACGGCGGGCTTTAGCGGCGGGCGCGTCGATATTTGGGAGCCTGAGAGCGACATCTTCTGGGGTCCTGAGCGCGAGTGGCTGGGCGATGAGCGCTACAGCGGCGAGCGCGACCTGGCCCACCCGCTGGCGGCGGTGCAGATGGGACTTATCTATGTCAACCCCGAAGGCCCGAACGGCAGGCCGGATCCGCTGGCTGCCGCCCACGACATTCGCGAGACCTTTGCCCGCATGGCGATGAACGACGAAGAGACCGTCGCCCTCATCGCCGGCGGCCACACCTTCGGCAAGTGCCACGGGGCCGCCGATCCATCCCAGTACATCGGTGCGGAGCCCGAGGGCGCGGGCATCGAGCAGCAGGGACTGGGCTGGGACAATAGCTTCGGCAGCGGGCGCGGCGTACACACCATCACCAGCGGCCTTGAGGGTGCCTGGACCAAGAACCCGACCCAGTGGGACAACGGCTACCTCGAGAACCTCTTTGGCTACGAGTGGGAATTGACGCAGAGCCCGGCGGGTGCCCACCAGTGGACGCCCAAGAACCCCGAAGCGGCAAACACCGTTCCCGATGCCCACGAGCCGTCCAGGCGGCACGCCCCGATGATGTTGACCACCGACCTTGCGCTGAGAGTAGATCCGGCCTACGAGAAGATCTCGCGGCGCTTCTACGAAAACCCGGACGAGCTTGCCCATGCCTTTGCCGAGGCGTGGTACAAGCTGACCCACCGCGACATGGGCCCCCACACGCGCCTGCTCGGGACCGAGGTTCCAGCCGAACCGCGCATCTGGCAAGATCCGCTGCCGGCAGTCGATCATCCGCTCATCGATGAGGCTGACATTGCCCAACTCAAGGCAAAAATCCTCGCCTCCGGCCTGTCGATCGGGCGGCTGGTGACGACGGCCTGGGCGTCGGCCTCGACCTTCCGGGGCACCGACAAGCGCGGCGGAGCAAACGGTGCGCGCATCCGGCTGGCTCCCCAAAAAGACTGGGCAGTGAACGAGCCGACAGAATTGGCGGCAGCTCTTGCGAAACTCGAAGCGATCCAGCAGGAGTTTAACGCCGCTCAAAGCGGTGGCAAGCAGGTCTCGCTCGCCGACTTGATCGTTCTGGGGGGTGGCGCTGCCATCGAGGCGGCGGCGAAGAAGGCGGGGTACGACGTTACTGTGCCGTTCACGCCGGGCCGGACCGACGCTTCCCAGGAGCAGACCGACGCTGCGTCCTTCGCGCCTCTTGAACCCAAGATCGACGGCTTCCGCAACTACGCTGGCGAAAAGTCGGCTTATTCTACCGAAGAGGTGCTGGTCGATCGCTCGCACCTGCTCACCTTGAGCGCGCCTGAGATGACGGTGCTCGTGGGTGGATTGCGGGTGCTCGGCGCAAACTACGGCGGCTCCGAGCTTGGTGTCTTCACCGATCGCCCCGAGACCCTTACCAACGACTTCTTTGTCAACCTGCTCAAGACGAGCATGAGCATGAAGTGGCAGGCGTCGCCCAATGCCGACTACTTTATGGCGAGCGACCGGGCAACCGGCGAGAAGAAGTGGATCGGCACCCGCGTTGACCTCATCTTCGGCTCGAACTCGCAACTGCGGGCACTCTCCGAAGCTTACGCGACCGCCGATGCCGGGCGGGCCTTCGTTGACGCCTTCGTGGCGGCCTGGACCAAGGTGATGAACCTCGATCGGTTCGACCTTGCCCAGTAA
- a CDS encoding Fur family transcriptional regulator has protein sequence MPHLSCSGSPVLPGQNKMVDPAILLEQQGLKVTPQRYAILQFLQQSDSHPTADELVEQLNRNLPMTSRATVYNTLSTLKDVGLVHEVTHEAGVLRYDANIQPHHHFICRICNRFDDIDWHLLDSLDLSPIAGRYPQIDNVEVIVRGVCRQCQGQGTV, from the coding sequence ATGCCGCACCTTTCCTGTAGCGGCAGCCCGGTGCTGCCAGGGCAGAACAAGATGGTCGATCCAGCGATACTTCTCGAACAGCAGGGGCTGAAGGTTACGCCTCAGCGCTACGCGATTCTGCAATTTTTGCAGCAGAGCGATAGTCACCCTACCGCCGATGAACTGGTCGAGCAACTCAACCGCAACCTGCCGATGACCTCGCGGGCCACGGTCTACAACACCCTCAGCACGCTGAAGGACGTGGGTCTGGTACACGAAGTCACCCACGAAGCGGGAGTGCTGCGCTACGACGCCAATATCCAGCCGCACCATCACTTTATCTGCCGCATCTGCAACCGCTTCGACGATATCGACTGGCATCTGCTCGATTCTCTCGATTTGAGTCCGATCGCCGGGCGCTATCCGCAGATCGACAATGTCGAGGTGATCGTGCGCGGCGTCTGCCGCCAGTGCCAGGGCCAGGGCACGGTATAA
- the murD gene encoding UDP-N-acetylmuramoyl-L-alanine--D-glutamate ligase: MVVAVVGAGRSGQAAARWLASQGMQVQVWDGGRGEALQGVAQTLTAGGIEVILGREFVLEEPLPSKVIVSPGVSWDHPGLVAARARGLAVTGEVGLAWEELKDRRWLCVTGTNGKTTTTALIGHIFAQAGIAAPVCGNIGRPASELLLTPEPCEWIVAELSSFQIEAAGDLKPEVAVWTTFSPDHLNRHGTLERYAAIKASLLVRARRAVLNGDDAYLKAQRRSWPDAWWTAIGDPQAQVSVEQGQICVLAKPVLPVAAVRLPGAHNLQNVLMAVGATYLAGISIEEIGRAVASFEGVAHRLEPVGVHAGIRFINDSKATNYDAALVGLLATPAPTVLICGGEAKAGDPDAWLAAACERCAAVVLIGSAAPLFEQWFRERDYRGITVAHTLDRAVPIAFDLARAAQAGSVLFSPACASFDQFLNFEERGERFRAFVNGLTSVRSDRAR; this comes from the coding sequence GTGGTGGTGGCGGTGGTCGGGGCAGGCAGATCCGGTCAGGCGGCGGCGCGGTGGCTGGCAAGCCAGGGTATGCAAGTACAGGTATGGGATGGGGGGCGCGGTGAGGCGTTGCAGGGGGTGGCCCAGACCCTCACTGCTGGCGGCATCGAAGTCATCCTTGGTCGAGAATTTGTCCTGGAGGAGCCTCTGCCCAGCAAAGTGATCGTCAGCCCCGGTGTGAGCTGGGATCATCCGGGACTGGTGGCAGCGCGGGCGCGGGGGCTGGCGGTCACAGGCGAAGTGGGCCTTGCCTGGGAAGAACTCAAGGATCGCAGGTGGCTCTGTGTCACCGGCACCAACGGCAAGACGACCACCACCGCCCTTATCGGTCACATCTTTGCCCAGGCGGGCATCGCCGCTCCGGTCTGCGGCAACATCGGCAGGCCCGCAAGCGAGCTACTGCTTACCCCAGAACCCTGCGAGTGGATCGTCGCCGAGTTGAGCAGCTTTCAGATCGAAGCTGCGGGCGACCTAAAGCCGGAGGTAGCGGTCTGGACCACCTTCAGCCCCGACCACCTCAACCGCCACGGCACCCTCGAGCGCTACGCTGCGATCAAGGCGAGTCTGCTCGTGCGCGCCCGGCGGGCGGTTCTCAACGGCGACGACGCCTACTTGAAGGCGCAGCGCCGCTCGTGGCCCGACGCCTGGTGGACGGCGATTGGCGATCCCCAGGCCCAGGTGAGCGTCGAGCAGGGACAGATCTGTGTGCTCGCAAAGCCCGTCCTGCCGGTGGCCGCCGTTCGCCTGCCGGGAGCCCACAATTTACAGAACGTGCTGATGGCGGTCGGCGCTACCTATCTGGCCGGCATCTCGATCGAGGAGATTGGCCGGGCGGTGGCCAGCTTTGAGGGCGTCGCTCACCGTCTGGAGCCGGTGGGAGTCCACGCCGGTATTCGGTTTATCAACGACTCGAAGGCGACCAACTACGACGCGGCCCTGGTGGGCCTGCTCGCCACCCCCGCCCCCACCGTGCTCATCTGCGGCGGCGAGGCCAAAGCGGGCGATCCGGACGCCTGGCTTGCTGCGGCCTGCGAGCGCTGCGCCGCCGTTGTTCTTATCGGCTCAGCCGCGCCACTTTTTGAACAATGGTTCAGAGAACGGGACTACCGGGGGATTACCGTCGCTCACACCCTCGACCGGGCCGTCCCCATCGCCTTCGATCTCGCCCGCGCTGCCCAGGCGGGCTCGGTGCTTTTTTCGCCCGCCTGTGCCAGCTTCGACCAGTTTTTGAACTTCGAGGAGCGCGGTGAGCGCTTTCGGGCTTTTGTGAACGGCCTCACTTCCGTCAGGTCGGATCGCGCTCGATGA
- a CDS encoding HNH endonuclease, giving the protein MGKVLVLNASYEPLNITSWRRAVILVLKEKAEQVEHNGKVLKSNFPLPTVIRLRQYVQVPYKEIPLTRRNVLHRDSHTCQYCGCKEDLTIDHVIPRSKGGEDAWENVITACVRCNIKKGNRTPKEAAMPLTSLPRRPHSSLHFEITKHLRGGINEEWRKYVIGLS; this is encoded by the coding sequence ATGGGGAAAGTGCTCGTTCTCAACGCCTCCTACGAACCCCTCAACATCACCAGTTGGCGTCGGGCGGTAATCCTGGTGCTCAAAGAAAAGGCGGAGCAAGTCGAGCACAACGGCAAGGTTCTCAAAAGCAATTTTCCCCTCCCGACCGTTATTCGCCTGCGCCAGTACGTGCAGGTGCCCTACAAAGAAATCCCCCTCACCCGCCGCAACGTGCTGCACCGCGACAGCCATACCTGCCAGTACTGCGGCTGCAAAGAAGATCTGACCATCGATCACGTCATTCCCCGCTCCAAGGGGGGCGAGGATGCCTGGGAAAACGTGATCACCGCCTGCGTGCGCTGCAACATCAAAAAAGGCAACCGCACGCCCAAGGAGGCGGCGATGCCCCTCACCAGCCTGCCGCGCCGTCCCCACAGCTCCCTCCACTTTGAGATCACCAAACATCTGAGGGGGGGCATCAACGAGGAATGGCGCAAGTACGTGATCGGGCTTTCTTGA
- a CDS encoding LysM peptidoglycan-binding domain-containing protein — MHWVRAGWAGVFLNLAGPFAVLAQTPASLPDETTRAPASALSVPPPAKVVPPQEGSIRPEDVCAGLPMTSYVAKKGDTAESVAHSHSLRRETLLGANPAIQNRPLQSGDRLLLLPRDGILYKPQRGEGFPEIAARFRVRGDLLFEMNGCQMRDALFVPGVVWTPPPPPKPKQITPRPASVPAVAPVLKLPPPPLIPLVPPRPVFKSVGAPLKPPAPLKSDSAAPRKPNPAPVRR; from the coding sequence ATGCACTGGGTCAGGGCCGGATGGGCAGGGGTGTTCTTGAATCTGGCAGGTCCGTTCGCTGTGCTGGCCCAGACGCCGGCTTCGCTGCCGGACGAGACGACGCGCGCCCCGGCCAGTGCCCTGAGCGTTCCCCCGCCCGCCAAAGTGGTGCCGCCACAAGAAGGATCGATCCGCCCCGAAGATGTCTGTGCCGGTCTGCCCATGACGAGCTACGTCGCCAAAAAAGGCGACACAGCCGAGAGCGTCGCCCACAGCCACTCGCTGCGGCGCGAGACGCTGCTTGGAGCCAACCCAGCGATTCAAAATCGACCGCTGCAGAGCGGCGACAGGTTGCTGCTTTTGCCCCGCGACGGCATTCTCTACAAGCCGCAGCGCGGCGAAGGCTTCCCTGAGATTGCCGCCCGCTTCCGGGTGCGCGGCGACCTGCTTTTTGAGATGAACGGCTGCCAGATGCGCGACGCGCTTTTCGTTCCCGGCGTCGTCTGGACACCACCGCCCCCTCCCAAACCCAAACAGATCACCCCCAGACCAGCTTCTGTCCCCGCAGTTGCGCCAGTGCTCAAGCTGCCCCCGCCGCCCCTGATTCCGCTGGTGCCGCCGCGCCCGGTTTTTAAGAGTGTCGGTGCTCCGCTCAAACCACCTGCCCCCTTAAAGTCCGATTCAGCAGCTCCCAGAAAGCCCAATCCCGCCCCTGTCCGCCGCTGA
- a CDS encoding type III secretion system chaperone, which yields MDLTALQSALASAGGVVTEMAPGQWQIEAEQWRLLVLTSVERDWLRAMIPIMPEAEALPLAAQLLDASFDRTREARFALQNGVLWAVFQHRLSTLNAEDLQSALSQLLQLHTYGTFEELAEAKLKAIVLGLQGQQKSLEEAYQMLERLYDEGVLGDLGSSREEREKVLQVWRQKLARLWQQTDYPQN from the coding sequence TTGGATCTCACAGCTCTGCAGAGTGCCCTGGCGAGCGCCGGTGGCGTCGTGACCGAGATGGCCCCCGGCCAGTGGCAGATCGAGGCTGAGCAATGGCGGCTGCTGGTTCTCACCAGCGTCGAGCGCGACTGGTTGCGGGCAATGATCCCGATCATGCCGGAGGCGGAGGCGCTGCCACTGGCGGCCCAATTGCTCGATGCCAGCTTCGATCGCACCCGCGAGGCGCGCTTTGCCCTCCAGAACGGCGTGCTGTGGGCCGTCTTTCAACACCGCCTCTCGACGCTCAACGCAGAAGACCTCCAATCAGCCCTCAGCCAACTGCTGCAGCTGCACACCTACGGCACCTTTGAAGAATTGGCCGAAGCAAAGCTCAAGGCGATCGTCCTCGGCCTGCAGGGGCAACAAAAGAGTCTCGAAGAAGCCTACCAGATGCTCGAGCGCCTCTACGACGAGGGGGTGCTGGGCGATCTGGGTTCCTCCCGCGAGGAGCGCGAAAAGGTTCTGCAGGTCTGGCGTCAGAAGCTGGCGCGCCTGTGGCAGCAAACCGACTACCCGCAAAATTAG
- the cobS gene encoding adenosylcobinamide-GDP ribazoletransferase produces the protein MSDLLAALVFYTALPLSPERPLAFDRIARWLPTVGLVVGVLTAGVYGLAGYCFEPHLAALIALACGWALTGGLHLDGLMDAADGWAAGPERRLAAMADSAAGAYAVMVAILVAAARLFALVDLGSGTGTPAIVLAAVTSRWGQLMAIGLYPYLKSEGKGRFLKDLTRWPTDGWFGTLQLVLVAGVGVVFYPAARIWPLAAAGCLVSLLVGWVIARHFGGHTGDTYGAVIEAAEALTLVIATLFV, from the coding sequence ATGTCCGACCTGCTCGCCGCCCTCGTCTTTTACACGGCTCTGCCCCTCTCGCCCGAGCGGCCCCTCGCCTTTGACCGCATCGCCCGCTGGCTGCCCACGGTCGGGCTGGTGGTGGGGGTGCTCACCGCCGGTGTGTACGGGTTGGCAGGGTATTGCTTTGAGCCGCACCTGGCGGCTTTGATCGCCCTCGCCTGCGGTTGGGCGCTTACGGGGGGCCTGCACCTCGACGGCCTGATGGACGCGGCGGACGGCTGGGCTGCGGGGCCGGAGCGGCGACTTGCGGCGATGGCCGACAGTGCCGCCGGTGCCTACGCGGTGATGGTTGCTATTCTCGTCGCTGCCGCTCGCCTGTTTGCCCTGGTCGATCTGGGTTCCGGCACCGGTACTCCTGCGATCGTGCTCGCAGCGGTCACAAGCCGCTGGGGGCAGCTGATGGCGATTGGCCTCTACCCCTATCTCAAGAGCGAGGGCAAGGGCCGCTTCTTAAAAGATCTCACCCGCTGGCCCACCGACGGCTGGTTCGGCACACTGCAGCTCGTACTTGTCGCCGGTGTGGGAGTTGTCTTTTATCCGGCTGCTCGAATCTGGCCTCTGGCAGCGGCAGGCTGCCTTGTTTCGCTCCTGGTCGGCTGGGTCATCGCCCGGCACTTCGGCGGTCACACCGGCGACACCTACGGAGCGGTGATCGAGGCGGCAGAAGCGCTGACGCTGGTGATCGCCACTTTGTTCGTCTAA
- the ddpX gene encoding D-alanyl-D-alanine dipeptidase, translating into MKRSRWLVWMVFVGLGLPVAQAQEEQLVDIAPVAPRLRLDLRYATADNFLHKAVYARARCLLREPVAARLAQVTDKLAAQGYGLKVWDCYRPLSVQKQMWALVPDENYVANPAKGSRHNRGAAVDLSLVDAQGHDLEMPTTFDDFSPRAARTSQALWSESARQHYAILHAAMTAAGFLPLPSEWWHYDAPGWERYGILDRPL; encoded by the coding sequence TTGAAAAGAAGCCGGTGGCTCGTCTGGATGGTGTTTGTGGGCCTGGGGCTGCCGGTGGCCCAGGCTCAGGAAGAACAACTGGTCGATATCGCTCCGGTAGCGCCGCGCCTGCGCCTCGATCTGCGCTACGCCACCGCCGACAATTTTTTGCACAAGGCTGTCTACGCCCGAGCCCGCTGCCTGCTGCGGGAGCCCGTGGCGGCGCGCCTGGCCCAGGTGACGGATAAACTGGCTGCCCAGGGCTATGGCCTGAAAGTCTGGGACTGCTATCGGCCTCTCTCCGTTCAAAAACAGATGTGGGCGCTCGTGCCGGACGAAAACTACGTCGCCAATCCCGCCAAAGGCTCCCGCCACAACCGGGGCGCAGCGGTGGATCTGAGTCTGGTGGACGCCCAGGGCCACGATCTGGAGATGCCCACTACCTTCGATGATTTTTCACCAAGAGCGGCCCGCACCAGCCAGGCGCTCTGGAGCGAATCGGCCCGGCAGCACTACGCAATTTTGCACGCGGCGATGACGGCGGCGGGATTTTTGCCGTTGCCGAGTGAGTGGTGGCACTACGACGCACCGGGCTGGGAGCGCTACGGGATTCTCGATCGGCCACTGTAA
- a CDS encoding aldo/keto reductase has protein sequence MQRVALGSGGPEVAQLGIGTWAWGDRLFWNYGSDYGPAEVRAAFEAAVAAGVDLFDTAEVYGLGESETLLGQCLRASNQPVKIATKYFPLPWRWSAEAVEEAVSASLKRLGVERLDLYQVHSPLNFFMSAETLMGALAREVKRGRIAAVGVSNYGAAQMAESHQLLAAEGVPLAVNQVRYSLLTREIEVNGVLDTARKLGVTILAYSPLAQGLLSGKYTASNPPSGARRLDSRYGAAGMAAIAPLLDLLRTFGKKYDRTPAQVALNWLICQPGVLPIPGAKTAPQARENAGALGWQLSGEDVQQLDQASVSWRKA, from the coding sequence GTGCAGAGAGTGGCCTTGGGTAGCGGGGGACCGGAAGTAGCGCAGCTGGGTATCGGCACCTGGGCCTGGGGCGACCGGTTGTTCTGGAACTACGGCAGCGACTACGGTCCGGCGGAGGTGCGGGCGGCTTTTGAGGCGGCGGTGGCCGCCGGCGTCGATTTGTTCGATACCGCCGAAGTCTACGGGCTGGGCGAGTCGGAGACGCTGCTCGGGCAGTGCCTGCGGGCGAGCAACCAGCCTGTCAAGATTGCCACCAAGTACTTTCCGCTACCCTGGCGCTGGAGTGCCGAAGCGGTCGAGGAGGCGGTGAGTGCCAGCCTCAAGCGCCTGGGCGTCGAGCGCCTCGACCTCTATCAGGTCCACTCGCCTTTGAATTTTTTTATGTCCGCCGAGACGCTCATGGGTGCCCTTGCCCGCGAGGTCAAGCGGGGCCGGATCGCTGCTGTCGGGGTAAGTAACTACGGAGCCGCCCAGATGGCCGAGAGCCACCAGCTACTGGCAGCTGAAGGGGTGCCCCTGGCGGTCAACCAGGTGCGCTACTCGCTGCTTACCCGCGAAATCGAGGTGAACGGCGTCCTCGATACGGCGCGCAAGCTGGGGGTGACCATCCTCGCCTACAGTCCCCTGGCCCAGGGACTCTTGAGCGGCAAGTACACCGCGAGCAATCCACCGTCCGGAGCCCGCCGCCTCGACAGCCGCTACGGCGCTGCCGGGATGGCCGCGATTGCCCCGCTCCTCGATCTATTGCGCACTTTTGGCAAAAAGTATGATCGCACCCCAGCTCAGGTTGCCCTCAACTGGCTCATCTGCCAGCCGGGGGTGCTGCCGATTCCAGGAGCAAAGACCGCCCCTCAAGCCCGCGAGAACGCCGGGGCTTTAGGCTGGCAACTGAGCGGCGAGGACGTTCAGCAGCTGGACCAGGCAAGTGTATCCTGGCGAAAAGCCTAG